From a region of the Deltaproteobacteria bacterium genome:
- a CDS encoding DUF169 domain-containing protein, protein MDEKIKGGMKGFFERLGLKEEPMGMFFTEHKPEEGFSPKPGKMPTREMEVKGEINWGALFEDFSCVMGNIWRARRKGTIAYFDRERFGCLGGAFYLGFLKPQLEFITYYVSTGIPNQVQGEHYLESPEVTRRFFETIDPRPAPARYCVFKSLSHFTAQNEQPELIIFFARGEVLCGLNQLATFVTNDFEAVSSPFGAGCSNMVSWPLRYLAAGKLKAVLGGWDPSDRKFLKPDELTFTVPYEMFDRMVRRWPESFLKTSTWEIVRKKIDRSRRIWGEE, encoded by the coding sequence ATGGATGAAAAGATAAAAGGGGGCATGAAGGGTTTTTTTGAACGTCTGGGATTAAAAGAAGAACCCATGGGGATGTTTTTTACGGAACATAAGCCAGAGGAGGGGTTTTCCCCCAAGCCGGGTAAAATGCCGACCAGGGAGATGGAAGTCAAGGGCGAGATCAACTGGGGCGCTTTGTTTGAGGATTTTTCTTGTGTAATGGGGAATATCTGGCGGGCCCGGCGGAAAGGGACGATCGCCTATTTTGACCGGGAACGATTCGGCTGCCTGGGTGGGGCTTTCTATTTGGGTTTCTTAAAACCTCAATTGGAATTCATTACCTATTATGTGTCCACCGGGATTCCCAATCAGGTCCAGGGAGAGCATTACCTGGAATCCCCGGAGGTCACCCGCCGTTTCTTTGAGACCATCGACCCCAGACCGGCCCCGGCCCGTTATTGTGTCTTCAAATCCCTCAGCCACTTCACAGCACAAAATGAACAACCGGAATTGATCATTTTTTTCGCTCGCGGGGAGGTCCTCTGTGGTTTAAATCAGTTGGCCACTTTTGTCACTAACGATTTTGAGGCCGTCTCTTCTCCTTTCGGGGCTGGATGCTCCAATATGGTTTCCTGGCCTCTGCGCTACCTCGCTGCCGGGAAACTCAAAGCAGTCCTGGGGGGCTGGGACCCTTCGGACCGCAAGTTTTTAAAACCGGATGAGCTTACTTTTACCGTCCCTTATGAAATGTTTGATCGGATGGTTCGGCGCTGGCCCGAGTCTTTTTTGAAGACCTCAACCTGGGAGATCGTCAGAAAGAAGATCGACCGCAGCCGCCGTATCTGGGGAGAAGAATAG